A stretch of Tachyglossus aculeatus isolate mTacAcu1 chromosome 3, mTacAcu1.pri, whole genome shotgun sequence DNA encodes these proteins:
- the TEX36 gene encoding testis-expressed protein 36: protein MYQPEANPDFPFSAHDNKHSLQNWGEYFDSGLGRRKVAAGRRQHNSSSSRFWKDDPECGRFLGSTSYKEAFVAQGSVPDWGHRRFPRHHGYRWAALPPRPASGCGPIPGYGPTPDRGPPGIAGGQTGPPGSRRWPLCGSSPG, encoded by the exons CCGGAGGCCAATCCCGATTTCCCGTTCTCGGCCCACGACAACAAGCACAGCCTCCAGAACTGGGGCGAGTACTTCGACTCC GGCCTGGGACGGCGGAAAGTGGCCGCCGGACGAAGGCAGCACAATTCCAGCAGTTCCCGATTCTGGAAAGACGACCCGGAGTGCGGCCGATTCCTGGGATCCACCAGCTACAAGGAGGCCTTCGTGGCCCAGGGGTCTGTCCCTGACTGGGGCCATCGCCGCTTCCCGCGGCATCACGGCTACCGGTGGGCCGCCCTTCCGCCTCGCCCCGCGTCCGGCTGCGGCCCAATTCCCGGCTACGGCCCGACGCCGGACCGTGGCCCGCCGGGAATCGCGGGCGGCCAAACTGGGCCACCCGGTAGCCGTAGGTGGCCCCTCTGCGGCTCCTCTCCGGGATGA